The stretch of DNA GAAAAGCGCGTCGCCGAGTTCAAGGAAGGCAGCCGGCTGCTCTTCGAGATAATCTGAGCGCGCCGGATTTTTCTGCTACAATAGGTGCCATGAATCGCTCGAAAGACCATATCCTCAAAGCCCTGCATTCCCATGCGGAGCAAATTCGCCGCCTCGGCGCGCAGTCGCTGGCCCTGTTTGGCTCCACCGCCAGGGGAGAAGCCGCGGCGGGAAGCGATCTCGACTTCCTGGTCGAGCTCTCGCCCAAGACTTTCGATACCTACATGGACGTGAAATTCTACCTCGAAGACTTGTTCGGCACACCCGTCGACCTTGTGCTGCGCGAGAGTGTCAAGCCGGTGCTCCGCGAGACGATCCTGGGCGAGGCGGTTCATGCCGAGGGGCTTTGAACTTTACCTGCGTGACATTCTCGAGGCGATCACCCGGATCGAATCTTACGTCGAGGACGTGGACCAGCGCGGTTTCGCTGCGGACCAGATGCGCGTCGATGCGGTGATCCGCAATCTCGAAGTGATCGGCGAGGCGGCCAAGCATCTGCGCGAATCCGAGCGCGCGCTTGCGCCCGACATCCCCTGGCGGAAAATAGCGGGCCTTCGCAATATTCTTGCCCACGAATATTTCGGCGTTGACCTCGACATCGTTTGGGATGTCATCATCACCCACCTGCCGCCGCTGCGGCGCGCAGTCTCAATCCTGATCTGACCACGCCCCCTAGCCCCCGAAAACCTTCTTCACCAGCGCGGTCTCGCGCTGCTCGTGATGCTGGAGCATGTGGAGACCCCTGCGCAGGATCTCCTTGAGCTTGTCCATGGCTTCGTGGGAGCTGTGGTCGCAGGCCTTTTGCGCCTGGATGAACAGTTCCATCAGCGTGGGGTGTTCATCCTGCAGCGCGGCGAGTTCGTCGCGAGCGCCGGGGTCGCGGCGGCCGACCTCATCGAGGTAGTGGCCGCTCT from Chrysiogenia bacterium encodes:
- a CDS encoding nucleotidyltransferase family protein, producing the protein MNRSKDHILKALHSHAEQIRRLGAQSLALFGSTARGEAAAGSDLDFLVELSPKTFDTYMDVKFYLEDLFGTPVDLVLRESVKPVLRETILGEAVHAEGL
- a CDS encoding DUF86 domain-containing protein yields the protein MPRGFELYLRDILEAITRIESYVEDVDQRGFAADQMRVDAVIRNLEVIGEAAKHLRESERALAPDIPWRKIAGLRNILAHEYFGVDLDIVWDVIITHLPPLRRAVSILI